The following proteins are co-located in the Fluviicola sp. genome:
- a CDS encoding PorP/SprF family type IX secretion system membrane protein, giving the protein MRKRNYYLLIGLFVTACTFRSFAQDIHFSHLNRQPIYQNPANSGLFAGDIRLTGNYKDQWRSVTVPFQTFAVAGDMKWKQKGINFGAILFHDNVGDGFYQTLEFLGSVAKNLKLTSDSSQTLSVGIQVGLNYRKVNMDKFYFDNQFNGIIFDASLPTNEAYQNDSRANLTSAVGIVHCYYYGKGNSVKTGLSGHNLNRPNQGFYGVKVPRDIRFSLFSQVDHAINKELAVIPGLGFNLQGKYRELIIGSQVRYTLINKLGTYRAVDGGLWFRSRDAVVVRLGLAMQNWSVAASYDTNISKLIPASTARGGLEISVEYIITRFKPKKVVHRICPDYI; this is encoded by the coding sequence ATGAGAAAAAGGAACTATTACCTGCTTATCGGACTTTTTGTAACGGCGTGTACTTTCAGGTCATTTGCTCAGGATATCCATTTCTCGCACCTCAACCGGCAGCCTATTTACCAAAATCCGGCCAACTCAGGCCTTTTTGCGGGAGATATCCGCCTGACGGGAAATTACAAAGACCAGTGGAGAAGTGTCACTGTTCCTTTTCAAACTTTTGCTGTAGCAGGCGATATGAAGTGGAAACAAAAAGGAATCAATTTCGGAGCAATTCTCTTTCACGACAATGTGGGCGACGGATTTTATCAAACCCTGGAATTCCTGGGAAGTGTTGCCAAAAACCTGAAATTAACTTCCGATTCTTCCCAAACACTGAGTGTCGGCATACAAGTAGGACTGAATTACCGCAAGGTAAACATGGATAAATTCTACTTCGACAATCAATTCAACGGGATCATTTTCGATGCCAGCCTGCCAACGAATGAGGCCTACCAAAACGACAGCCGTGCAAATTTGACCAGCGCCGTCGGGATTGTACATTGTTACTATTACGGAAAAGGAAATTCGGTGAAAACCGGACTCAGCGGACATAATTTAAACCGCCCGAACCAGGGATTTTACGGGGTAAAAGTTCCGAGAGACATCCGTTTCAGCCTTTTTTCGCAGGTAGATCACGCAATCAATAAAGAATTGGCCGTTATTCCCGGATTGGGATTCAATCTCCAGGGAAAATACCGCGAATTGATCATCGGTTCGCAGGTGCGCTATACGCTGATCAACAAACTGGGAACCTATCGTGCTGTTGACGGCGGATTGTGGTTCCGCTCACGGGATGCAGTAGTTGTTCGCCTGGGACTCGCCATGCAGAACTGGTCGGTAGCTGCCAGTTACGACACCAATATTTCCAAGTTGATTCCGGCAAGTACGGCCCGCGGAGGACTCGAAATCTCCGTTGAATACATCATTACCCGTTTCAAACCCAAAAAAGTCGTTCACCGCATATGTCCAGATTATATTTAA
- a CDS encoding ATP-binding protein — protein sequence MSGLLILVIVAYLAMLFFVAYRIDASTRLRLRVANSPTIYALSLAVYCTAWTFFGSVGGASAYNIQFLTIYIGPIVLMPFLWFIYRKFIRISKVQGISSLSDFIANRYDKSIGLNRLVAVLLMLGIIPYIALQITGIDKAIETIVTNNGTEQNAWLRYVDTSLLVTLGLGYFIIIFTTKRFQEKEQNTGLVGAIALESIVKLIVFLFFGIYIVWYAGDKPELFADFDAAKLKLNPNNDYGQWFGMIFLSALAFLFLPRQFEMGVVAAANERKVKRAIWMFPVYLLLINVFVIPIAIIGNNMFAESRMNPDMYMLSIPIHLNQGWMALLVLLGGFSAASGMIIVATHALSKMVSNAILMPSFINNRFVLNRFRDRNHRIPVFFRRLSIFTVLLLAYLYHKLVVADFTLISIGLVSFVAVAQFAPAILGGIFWKLGNKYGAIIGISLGFFVWLIFLIGPTILNVNVHGLFGTGQNPLRPEGDLITTVLFWSLLLNTLGYTVGSVLTRQTALEQNQATLYVDIMNYSTDLDSGAVWKGKAFFPDIKSLLSRFLGEKRVTAELNHFAQKQGIDLAVQDELDPRLIGYSEKMLSSIVGASSAKILISSVVKEEKLSMEDVVNILEESQKIIAINKELQQRTDELKRMSEALKLANARMKENDLLKDEFLYTVTHEMRTPLTSIKAMSELLSDEEDAMPEEIKKEFLNTILKESNRMTRLISQVLDLENFESGKHQLIIDKVDISELIQHCLQSLDGVFKQNNIQVCIDVEDSLPELYADSDRITQVVLNLLANAAKYCDKESGKVWVDVARNGSVLQVKIADNGPGVIPELREIIFEKFFQAKNQTMRKPKGSGLGLAISKKIIQLHEGKIGVSTNEPEGSVFTFSIPFTQNRD from the coding sequence ATGAGCGGCTTATTAATTTTAGTCATAGTGGCGTATCTTGCAATGCTGTTTTTCGTGGCATACAGGATTGATGCGTCCACCAGGCTGAGATTACGGGTGGCCAATTCGCCTACGATCTATGCACTTTCACTGGCAGTTTATTGTACTGCATGGACTTTCTTCGGAAGTGTCGGCGGAGCTTCTGCTTACAATATCCAGTTTCTCACCATCTACATAGGGCCAATCGTATTGATGCCCTTTTTGTGGTTTATCTACCGCAAGTTTATTCGTATTTCCAAAGTACAGGGAATCTCTTCCTTATCTGACTTCATTGCTAACCGCTACGATAAAAGTATCGGATTGAACCGCCTGGTTGCTGTTTTGTTGATGCTTGGAATTATTCCTTACATCGCCCTTCAGATTACCGGGATCGATAAAGCGATCGAAACCATTGTGACCAATAACGGGACGGAGCAAAATGCCTGGCTGCGCTATGTGGATACCAGTTTGCTCGTAACGCTGGGTTTGGGGTATTTCATTATTATTTTTACTACCAAACGTTTTCAGGAAAAAGAGCAAAATACCGGTTTGGTGGGTGCTATAGCGCTTGAATCGATTGTGAAGCTGATCGTCTTTTTATTCTTCGGGATTTACATAGTATGGTATGCCGGAGACAAGCCGGAGCTGTTTGCGGATTTCGATGCAGCCAAACTGAAATTGAACCCGAATAACGATTACGGGCAGTGGTTCGGAATGATCTTTTTATCGGCACTGGCATTCCTGTTTTTGCCGCGCCAGTTTGAAATGGGGGTGGTTGCCGCGGCCAATGAACGCAAGGTAAAACGTGCTATCTGGATGTTCCCCGTTTACCTGTTGTTGATCAATGTGTTTGTGATCCCGATTGCAATTATCGGCAATAACATGTTTGCTGAAAGCAGGATGAACCCGGATATGTACATGCTTTCCATTCCGATCCACCTGAACCAGGGCTGGATGGCTTTGCTGGTTTTATTGGGAGGTTTTTCTGCGGCCAGCGGGATGATCATTGTAGCTACACATGCCTTGAGTAAGATGGTTTCGAATGCGATCCTGATGCCCAGCTTCATCAATAACCGTTTTGTGCTCAACCGCTTCAGGGACCGCAATCACCGAATTCCTGTTTTCTTTAGAAGACTGAGTATTTTCACCGTGCTTTTACTGGCTTATCTCTATCACAAGCTGGTTGTGGCTGATTTTACTCTGATTTCCATCGGGTTGGTTTCTTTTGTGGCGGTAGCGCAATTTGCACCTGCAATCCTGGGGGGAATTTTCTGGAAACTGGGAAACAAGTACGGTGCAATTATCGGGATTTCACTCGGGTTCTTTGTGTGGCTGATATTCCTGATCGGCCCTACTATTCTGAATGTGAATGTACATGGTTTGTTTGGTACCGGACAAAATCCGTTACGTCCCGAAGGTGATTTGATCACAACGGTCTTATTCTGGAGTTTGTTGCTGAATACACTGGGTTATACCGTGGGGTCGGTACTGACCAGACAAACGGCTTTGGAGCAGAACCAGGCAACATTATATGTCGATATCATGAATTATTCCACAGACCTGGATTCGGGCGCTGTGTGGAAAGGGAAAGCGTTTTTCCCGGATATTAAATCCCTGTTGTCCCGCTTCCTGGGTGAAAAAAGAGTGACAGCCGAATTGAACCATTTTGCACAAAAGCAAGGGATTGATCTGGCTGTGCAGGATGAATTGGATCCGCGCCTGATCGGTTATTCGGAAAAAATGCTGAGTTCGATTGTGGGAGCTTCTTCCGCAAAAATCCTGATCTCATCGGTAGTGAAGGAAGAAAAATTGTCGATGGAAGACGTGGTAAATATCCTGGAAGAATCCCAGAAAATCATTGCCATCAACAAAGAGTTGCAGCAACGCACCGATGAATTGAAACGTATGTCGGAAGCATTGAAACTCGCGAATGCCCGTATGAAAGAAAACGATTTGCTGAAGGACGAGTTCCTGTATACAGTTACGCACGAAATGCGTACGCCTTTAACTTCGATCAAGGCAATGAGCGAATTGCTCTCGGATGAAGAAGATGCTATGCCGGAAGAAATCAAAAAGGAGTTCCTGAATACCATTCTGAAAGAATCGAACCGTATGACGCGTTTGATCTCGCAAGTGCTGGACCTGGAGAACTTTGAATCCGGAAAGCATCAGTTGATTATTGATAAAGTGGATATTTCGGAATTGATCCAGCATTGTTTGCAATCGCTGGACGGTGTGTTTAAGCAAAACAACATACAGGTGTGTATTGATGTTGAGGATTCGCTTCCGGAACTGTATGCGGATTCCGACAGGATAACCCAGGTTGTGTTGAATTTACTGGCAAATGCTGCCAAATATTGTGATAAAGAAAGCGGAAAAGTATGGGTTGACGTTGCGCGAAACGGTTCGGTGCTGCAGGTAAAAATTGCAGACAACGGCCCGGGAGTTATTCCGGAATTGCGCGAAATAATTTTTGAGAAGTTTTTCCAGGCAAAGAACCAAACCATGCGAAAACCGAAAGGAAGTGGTTTGGGGTTGGCAATTTCAAAAAAAATTATCCAACTTCACGAAGGGAAAATAGGTGTGAGCACCAATGAGCCGGAAGGTTCGGTATTTACATTCAGTATTCCTTTTACCCAGAACAGAGATTAG
- a CDS encoding response regulator — translation MAGKKILIVDDEPNIVLSLDYLVRRKGFVPLIARNGTEALSAVNEHVPDLIILDIMMPDIDGYDVCQTIKSNPAFNHTKIIFLSAKSRPEDISKGLSMGADKYVTKPFSTKQLLVEIIDLLK, via the coding sequence ATGGCAGGAAAGAAGATTTTAATAGTAGACGATGAGCCGAATATTGTGTTGTCGTTAGACTATTTAGTGAGGCGGAAAGGGTTTGTTCCATTGATTGCGCGAAACGGTACGGAAGCATTGAGCGCGGTAAATGAGCATGTCCCGGATTTAATTATCCTGGATATTATGATGCCCGATATTGACGGGTATGATGTGTGCCAGACCATTAAAAGTAACCCGGCATTCAATCATACGAAGATCATTTTCCTTTCTGCAAAATCACGGCCTGAGGATATTTCCAAAGGGTTGAGCATGGGAGCCGACAAGTATGTCACAAAGCCCTTTAGCACCAAACAGTTGTTGGTAGAGATCATCGACTTGCTGAAATAA
- the acs gene encoding acetate--CoA ligase — protein sequence MNNMQIKTLEEYHEKYAQSVSNPEGFWEDIANEFQWMKKWDKVLEWNFTEPNIQWFKGAKLNITENMLDRHLEKRGNKLALIWEPNDPKQRFIRYTYRELYEHVCQFANALKAQGVQKGDRVCIYMPMISELAIAVMACARIGAIHSVVFAGFSATALADRIEDAQAKLVITSDGLNRGPKQIPVKRVVDEALENVKCVEKVIVFDCLGWLPHMQEGRDIWWSDAVAGQEKKCAPEPMDAEDPLFILYTSGSTGKPKGVVHTCGGYMVYTAYSFQNVYQYEESDVFWCTADIGWITGHSYIVYGPLLSGATTVMFEGVPTYPDAGRFWQVIDKYGVNQFLTAPTAIRALMACGEDHVLSYSLDSLKVIGTVGEPINEEAWKWYHLHVGKGRCPVVDNWWQTETGGIMISGIGNISPQKPTFAGYPLPGIQPVLLNQEGKEIEGPNEEGYLCIKFPWPSILRTTYGDHERCRINYFSHYDGYYFTGDGAKRDENGMYRIIGRIDDVINVSGHRFGTAEIENAINTNKLVVESAVVGYPHPVKGQSIYAFVVCENEVPADQQDQARGEIVESVVAEIGKIAIPEKIQFVSGLPKTRSGKIMRRILRKIAEGDTSSLGDTSTLLDPLVVDEIVENAL from the coding sequence ATGAATAACATGCAAATTAAAACCTTGGAGGAGTATCATGAAAAGTATGCTCAAAGCGTCTCAAATCCGGAAGGGTTTTGGGAAGATATCGCCAATGAGTTTCAATGGATGAAAAAATGGGATAAGGTGCTGGAATGGAACTTTACCGAGCCGAATATCCAATGGTTTAAAGGCGCAAAGCTGAACATCACGGAAAATATGCTGGACCGGCACCTGGAAAAACGCGGAAACAAACTGGCGTTGATCTGGGAACCGAATGACCCGAAACAGCGGTTTATACGATACACTTACCGGGAATTGTATGAGCATGTATGCCAGTTTGCAAATGCACTGAAAGCACAAGGTGTACAAAAAGGTGACCGTGTGTGTATCTATATGCCCATGATTTCCGAACTGGCAATTGCTGTGATGGCATGTGCGCGTATCGGAGCAATACATTCGGTGGTTTTTGCGGGGTTTTCGGCAACGGCACTGGCAGACCGTATTGAAGATGCTCAGGCAAAATTGGTCATAACATCCGACGGGTTGAACCGTGGTCCCAAGCAGATTCCTGTAAAACGCGTTGTTGACGAGGCATTGGAAAATGTGAAATGCGTGGAGAAGGTCATTGTTTTTGATTGCCTGGGCTGGCTTCCGCATATGCAGGAAGGTCGCGATATCTGGTGGTCAGATGCTGTTGCCGGACAGGAAAAGAAATGTGCTCCGGAACCGATGGATGCGGAAGATCCGCTCTTCATTCTCTATACTTCCGGTTCTACCGGAAAACCAAAAGGAGTGGTCCATACCTGTGGCGGCTACATGGTTTATACTGCTTACTCGTTCCAAAATGTGTATCAATACGAAGAAAGTGACGTGTTTTGGTGTACGGCGGATATCGGCTGGATCACCGGACATTCTTACATTGTTTACGGGCCATTATTGAGCGGTGCAACGACAGTGATGTTCGAAGGAGTTCCTACTTACCCGGATGCCGGTCGCTTCTGGCAGGTAATCGATAAATACGGAGTGAACCAGTTCTTGACTGCCCCGACTGCTATTCGTGCGCTAATGGCCTGCGGGGAAGACCACGTGCTTTCTTATAGTCTGGATTCGCTGAAGGTGATCGGAACGGTTGGTGAGCCGATCAACGAAGAAGCCTGGAAATGGTATCATTTGCATGTCGGGAAAGGACGCTGTCCGGTGGTTGACAACTGGTGGCAAACGGAAACCGGCGGGATTATGATCTCGGGAATCGGGAATATTTCTCCTCAGAAACCGACTTTTGCAGGATATCCGTTGCCGGGAATTCAGCCGGTGCTTTTGAACCAGGAAGGAAAAGAAATCGAAGGACCGAACGAAGAAGGGTATCTGTGTATCAAATTCCCGTGGCCGTCTATTCTCCGCACAACTTATGGAGATCACGAGCGCTGTCGCATCAATTATTTCTCACATTACGACGGGTACTATTTTACCGGTGACGGTGCAAAGCGCGATGAAAACGGTATGTACCGCATTATCGGGCGCATCGATGACGTGATCAATGTTTCGGGGCACCGTTTCGGGACTGCTGAGATCGAGAATGCGATCAATACGAATAAACTGGTTGTTGAATCTGCGGTAGTCGGTTATCCGCATCCGGTGAAAGGCCAGTCGATCTATGCGTTTGTGGTTTGTGAGAACGAAGTTCCTGCCGATCAACAGGATCAGGCGAGAGGTGAGATTGTGGAGTCAGTTGTGGCGGAAATTGGTAAGATCGCCATTCCGGAGAAGATCCAATTTGTTTCCGGTTTGCCAAAAACACGTTCCGGCAAGATCATGCGCCGTATCCTGCGTAAAATTGCTGAAGGCGATACCAGTAGTCTGGGCGATACCTCTACGCTCCTGGATCCGTTGGTGGTGGATGAGATCGTGGAGAATGCGTTGTAA
- a CDS encoding DUF6814 family protein, with protein MNIFKRILGVIWLLLAALSAYFCIVKFGIPKFSTGSQDDLVFGIIILFILTPLIVLGLAIFGVYALKGEYDDE; from the coding sequence ATGAATATTTTCAAACGCATTTTAGGAGTTATCTGGTTATTACTGGCTGCTCTCTCCGCATACTTCTGCATTGTGAAATTCGGAATTCCCAAGTTCTCAACCGGAAGCCAGGACGATCTGGTATTCGGAATCATCATTCTCTTTATCCTTACTCCGCTGATTGTTTTGGGATTGGCTATTTTCGGGGTTTACGCTTTGAAAGGCGAATACGATGACGAATAG
- a CDS encoding MFS transporter yields MSNNTSTKGIWKVISASSVGTLIEWYDFYIFGSLAVVISTKFFPADNPVAAFLSTLATFAAGFVVRPFGALFFGRLGDLIGRKYTFMVTLLLMGGATFLIGCIPSYESIGVFAPILILLLRLLQGLALGGEYGGAATYVAEHSPNNQRGYWTSWIQTTATFGLFVSLMVILVTRAVLSEEQFDSWGWRVPFWVSILMVAVSYLIRKKMHESPEFAKAKSEGKISKNPLKESFGNKLNFKFVLLALFGVAMGQGVVWYTGQFYAMSFLKTVMNIDAQQVDTLMGIALLIGTPFFVVFGWMSDKIGRKKIMLAGMLLAIICYRPIYRLMYERTNVENKKELIVSSSTEASATVVAEGTDSLYITTTTYSDGTVWNQKKTVHLNESGEVILAKGKPRIDTKIATTIPSSDKWFLTFLVFIQVIFVTMVYGPIAAFLVEMFPVQIRYTSMSLPYHIGNGIFGGLLPAISTYLVTQSKETGNAEFYLDGLWYPIIIAAVSFVIGLIYVKDKKPEQVSIN; encoded by the coding sequence ATGAGTAACAATACATCTACCAAAGGAATCTGGAAAGTCATTTCCGCTTCTTCTGTCGGAACACTCATTGAGTGGTACGATTTCTACATCTTCGGAAGCCTGGCAGTCGTCATTTCTACCAAATTCTTCCCGGCCGACAATCCGGTTGCCGCATTTTTATCCACCTTGGCAACTTTCGCTGCAGGTTTCGTCGTTCGACCGTTCGGAGCCTTGTTCTTCGGCCGTTTAGGAGATTTGATCGGACGGAAATATACGTTCATGGTCACACTACTTCTAATGGGTGGAGCAACTTTCTTAATCGGCTGTATCCCATCTTACGAAAGTATCGGCGTATTCGCCCCGATCCTGATCTTATTGCTCCGTTTGCTCCAGGGACTCGCTCTGGGCGGAGAATACGGCGGAGCAGCAACCTATGTGGCAGAACATTCGCCTAACAATCAACGTGGCTACTGGACCTCCTGGATTCAAACTACAGCCACTTTCGGACTATTCGTTTCCCTGATGGTAATCCTGGTTACACGTGCTGTTTTGAGCGAGGAACAGTTCGATAGCTGGGGATGGCGCGTTCCGTTCTGGGTTTCCATCCTGATGGTCGCTGTTTCTTACCTCATCCGGAAGAAAATGCACGAATCCCCTGAATTTGCAAAAGCAAAAAGCGAAGGGAAAATCTCCAAAAACCCGCTGAAAGAAAGCTTCGGGAACAAACTGAATTTCAAATTCGTTTTGCTCGCCCTGTTCGGTGTAGCTATGGGACAAGGCGTTGTCTGGTATACCGGGCAGTTTTACGCTATGAGTTTCCTCAAAACAGTGATGAATATTGATGCCCAGCAAGTGGACACCCTGATGGGAATCGCATTGCTGATCGGAACACCGTTCTTCGTGGTATTCGGATGGATGTCGGATAAAATCGGACGAAAAAAGATCATGCTCGCAGGTATGCTTCTGGCAATTATCTGTTACCGGCCGATCTACCGCCTGATGTATGAGCGCACAAACGTGGAAAACAAAAAAGAACTCATTGTTTCCTCCAGCACCGAAGCTTCAGCAACTGTTGTGGCAGAAGGGACAGATTCCCTTTACATCACTACCACGACCTATTCCGACGGAACTGTTTGGAATCAAAAGAAAACCGTTCATTTAAATGAATCCGGAGAAGTCATCCTGGCAAAAGGAAAACCGCGCATCGATACAAAAATAGCGACTACGATTCCAAGCTCCGACAAATGGTTCCTGACCTTCTTGGTTTTCATACAGGTCATTTTCGTTACGATGGTTTACGGTCCGATTGCAGCCTTCCTGGTAGAAATGTTCCCGGTACAGATCCGCTACACTTCCATGTCGTTGCCCTATCATATCGGGAACGGGATTTTCGGCGGACTGCTTCCTGCGATTTCCACTTACCTGGTAACACAATCCAAAGAAACCGGCAACGCAGAGTTCTACCTGGACGGATTGTGGTATCCGATCATCATCGCGGCAGTAAGCTTTGTAATCGGATTGATCTACGTGAAAGACAAAAAACCGGAACAAGTAAGTATTAACTAA
- a CDS encoding helix-turn-helix domain-containing protein, which yields MKIESCPKCRSPKIIKSGIVNNRQRYTCKQCSYNFTVDKIGKKIDDYYITKALQLYLEGLSYREIERIIGVSHVTVSNWVRHYKIKRLNDGMYHPTYRIITHQELVEQLKNKEFLTGAGMIITELGDKFMLIKWERFRD from the coding sequence ATGAAAATTGAAAGCTGTCCGAAGTGCAGAAGCCCGAAAATCATCAAAAGCGGAATTGTAAACAATCGCCAGCGATATACCTGCAAACAATGTTCTTACAACTTTACCGTGGATAAGATCGGGAAGAAAATCGATGATTACTACATCACCAAGGCACTTCAATTATACCTGGAAGGATTAAGCTATCGGGAAATAGAACGGATCATCGGCGTATCGCACGTGACGGTTTCCAATTGGGTCAGACACTACAAAATCAAGCGCTTAAACGACGGAATGTATCACCCGACTTACCGCATCATCACTCATCAGGAACTGGTAGAACAATTGAAGAATAAGGAATTTTTGACAGGAGCAGGAATGATCATCACCGAATTGGGAGACAAATTCATGCTCATCAAATGGGAGCGGTTCCGGGATTAA
- a CDS encoding LPO_1073/Vpar_1526 family protein, which produces MINDKNLSQEGGEKSTNFQGQNITIHNGLSYSDVKEIFLDLFKENFIQLKNEAAEIAQKRATEITDKFLTVLNGKNPELIEAFKDPALQDALFTTQKEFAKSGDNDLGDLLVDILIERAQTPARNMLQLVLNESLKIVPSLTISQLDVITLNFILLRTVNLDLENFHQLSQLIQENIEPFTENLFSDIGQYNYLEFQRCGSIKTPPHSNLMKGWLKKWIRNYQGLFSKGIEREVILQQINDFDQFEHLFVPCLHNNELLQVGFLNEFDLNEALNDLKVTFDVEDKIKRFFRDFTMTTNEVKDLLVKTNPCMLKLFDILDKSAFKNFELSSVGIAIAHANFRRRTGKTLDLSLWIN; this is translated from the coding sequence ATGATTAACGATAAAAACCTAAGCCAGGAAGGAGGAGAAAAGTCAACAAATTTCCAGGGCCAAAACATTACTATTCACAATGGTCTTTCCTATTCAGATGTAAAAGAAATATTTCTGGATTTGTTTAAAGAAAACTTTATCCAGCTTAAAAATGAAGCGGCGGAAATTGCGCAAAAACGGGCAACCGAAATAACGGATAAATTCTTAACCGTTTTAAATGGTAAAAACCCAGAATTAATAGAAGCATTTAAAGATCCTGCACTCCAGGACGCATTATTTACAACACAAAAAGAATTTGCAAAATCCGGCGATAACGATCTGGGTGACCTATTAGTTGATATACTTATTGAAAGAGCCCAAACTCCAGCAAGAAACATGCTTCAATTAGTTTTGAACGAATCATTAAAAATTGTTCCTTCGCTTACCATTTCTCAATTAGATGTAATTACATTAAACTTTATTTTATTGAGAACTGTCAATTTAGACCTTGAAAACTTTCATCAACTGAGTCAACTAATCCAGGAAAATATTGAGCCATTTACAGAAAACTTGTTCTCCGACATCGGACAATACAATTACTTGGAATTCCAGCGTTGTGGCAGCATTAAAACTCCTCCACACAGTAATTTAATGAAGGGTTGGCTGAAAAAATGGATAAGAAATTATCAGGGACTGTTCTCCAAAGGAATAGAAAGAGAAGTCATTTTACAACAGATCAATGATTTCGATCAATTTGAACATTTATTTGTCCCATGCCTGCACAACAATGAGTTACTTCAAGTTGGCTTTTTAAATGAATTTGACCTTAACGAGGCATTAAACGATTTAAAAGTAACTTTTGACGTGGAAGATAAGATAAAGCGATTTTTTAGAGACTTCACAATGACCACTAACGAAGTGAAAGACTTACTTGTCAAAACAAATCCATGTATGCTTAAACTCTTTGATATCCTGGATAAATCTGCATTTAAAAATTTCGAATTATCAAGTGTTGGAATTGCCATCGCACATGCAAATTTCAGAAGAAGAACAGGAAAAACATTAGACCTTTCACTTTGGATAAATTAA
- a CDS encoding LytTR family DNA-binding domain-containing protein: MINCVIVEDELISQQVLLQKLKFHYPQCEVLEVFDNKDDAISYLQKNDDIDLVFLDGQINGGTGLDVLKACENKSFKAIFVTAYDRYAIDALNASASYYLLKPFRTEDFKRGMSLILSKIDQSTSSNTILVPYKGSYKALKYDDIVYFESDGAYTNVITKDDKIVSSKNLGHYEKTLPKEHFKRSHHSYIVNLKHMQLLTKGRTGTIKMNNGAEIPVAQRRMQEFMAFFSEKMH; encoded by the coding sequence ATGATTAACTGCGTTATCGTTGAAGATGAGCTTATCAGTCAACAAGTACTCTTACAAAAACTGAAGTTCCATTACCCACAGTGCGAGGTGTTAGAAGTCTTTGATAATAAAGATGACGCCATCAGCTATCTGCAAAAAAACGACGATATTGACCTGGTTTTCCTGGACGGACAAATCAATGGAGGAACGGGACTGGATGTCTTAAAGGCCTGCGAAAACAAATCTTTTAAAGCAATCTTTGTAACGGCATACGACCGGTATGCTATTGATGCATTGAATGCATCTGCTTCCTATTATCTCTTAAAACCATTTCGAACGGAAGATTTCAAACGGGGAATGTCCCTTATTCTATCCAAAATAGATCAGTCAACCAGCTCCAACACGATACTTGTACCTTACAAGGGAAGCTACAAGGCTCTTAAATACGATGACATCGTTTATTTTGAATCGGACGGGGCTTACACGAATGTTATCACGAAAGACGACAAAATCGTGTCTTCCAAAAACCTGGGGCATTATGAAAAAACGCTTCCCAAAGAACACTTCAAACGTTCGCATCACAGCTATATTGTGAATCTCAAACACATGCAGCTATTAACGAAAGGAAGGACCGGAACGATCAAGATGAACAACGGGGCCGAAATCCCGGTTGCTCAAAGACGCATGCAGGAATTCATGGCGTTTTTCAGTGAAAAAATGCACTGA